A window of the Posidoniimonas polymericola genome harbors these coding sequences:
- a CDS encoding RNA polymerase sigma factor: MSLTRAEFHELIEEHSTALYRLAYRLVGSPHDAEDIVQETMRSAWTSRERFEQGRGERAWLAAILRRRVVDRWRRSGRVPVAAGDRVDEVACEAEDPLAHEYTDEMQYALSRLSPELRESLLLVVVGELTHQQTADTLGVPLGTVLSRVSRARRRLRQHLLSLSKR; this comes from the coding sequence GTGTCGCTAACACGGGCCGAGTTTCACGAACTCATCGAAGAGCATTCCACCGCGCTGTACCGGTTGGCCTACCGTTTGGTAGGCTCGCCCCACGACGCAGAGGATATTGTGCAGGAAACCATGCGGAGTGCATGGACCAGCCGAGAGCGATTCGAGCAGGGTCGGGGAGAGCGGGCTTGGTTGGCGGCAATTTTGCGGCGGCGTGTCGTTGATCGCTGGCGGCGGTCCGGGAGAGTCCCGGTGGCCGCGGGTGATCGCGTTGACGAGGTCGCTTGCGAGGCCGAGGATCCGTTGGCTCACGAGTACACTGACGAGATGCAGTACGCACTCTCAAGGCTGTCCCCCGAGCTCCGGGAGTCTTTGCTCCTGGTCGTCGTGGGAGAGCTTACCCACCAGCAGACCGCTGACACACTGGGCGTGCCGTTAGGAACGGTGCTCTCACGCGTCAGTCGGGCCCGCCGGCGACTCCGCCAACACCTCCTTAGTCTCTCCAAGCGATAG
- a CDS encoding uracil-DNA glycosylase family protein translates to MPAAETAIAAAQRLSRAMNKLEFDPPVECVYNPLTYAWAAHEAYLRQIPPGGVRVLMLGMNPGPWGMAQTGVPFGQVAAVRDWMKIDAPIKTPKHQHPKRPINGLACERSEVSGERLWGLMQARFKTPKRFFKEHLVANYCPLAFMEESGRNRTPDHLPASERAPITELCDKHLAELIKAVQPEWAVGVGKYAEKCLLRVAGDSVKVTTMLHPSPASPAANRGWAEAAIKQLEAAGVW, encoded by the coding sequence ATGCCCGCCGCCGAAACCGCCATCGCCGCCGCCCAACGCTTGTCGCGGGCGATGAACAAGCTCGAGTTCGATCCTCCGGTCGAATGCGTCTACAACCCGCTGACCTACGCCTGGGCCGCCCACGAGGCGTACCTGCGGCAGATCCCGCCCGGCGGTGTGCGGGTGCTGATGCTCGGCATGAATCCCGGCCCGTGGGGCATGGCCCAGACCGGCGTGCCCTTCGGTCAGGTCGCCGCCGTGCGGGACTGGATGAAGATCGACGCGCCGATCAAGACGCCCAAGCACCAGCACCCCAAACGCCCGATCAACGGGCTAGCCTGTGAGCGGAGCGAGGTGTCCGGCGAGCGGCTGTGGGGGCTGATGCAAGCGAGGTTCAAGACGCCCAAGCGGTTCTTCAAGGAGCACCTGGTCGCCAACTACTGCCCGCTAGCCTTCATGGAAGAGTCCGGCCGCAACCGCACGCCCGACCACCTGCCGGCGAGCGAGCGGGCGCCGATCACCGAGCTGTGCGACAAGCACCTGGCCGAGTTAATCAAGGCGGTGCAGCCCGAGTGGGCGGTGGGCGTGGGCAAGTACGCCGAGAAGTGCCTGCTGCGTGTAGCGGGCGATTCGGTGAAAGTCACCACGATGCTGCACCCCAGCCCGGCCAGCCCCGCCGCCAACCGCGGCTGGGCCGAAGCCGCAATTAAGCAACTCGAAGCGGCCGGCGTGTGGTAG
- a CDS encoding WD40/YVTN/BNR-like repeat-containing protein, giving the protein MADLNGRVFAGLYSRGLWEWEAATELWEQRRPVEPLTIAAAGGTLVVGHNPGGLHWSEDQAVTWRRGVDPSTAGVGKALMSDAPVWRLESGDELVLAGVADGVYLSRDLGRTWRRVEQGIPAGAPGIAFYVGKRVALAAVILGGSIDSRNSD; this is encoded by the coding sequence ATGGCGGACCTCAATGGCCGCGTCTTTGCGGGGCTGTACAGTCGTGGCCTTTGGGAGTGGGAAGCTGCAACGGAATTGTGGGAACAACGGCGGCCGGTTGAGCCGCTGACGATCGCCGCGGCCGGCGGCACGCTGGTAGTCGGACACAACCCCGGCGGACTGCATTGGAGCGAAGACCAAGCCGTCACGTGGCGCCGCGGCGTCGACCCCTCGACCGCCGGGGTGGGCAAGGCATTGATGTCCGACGCGCCGGTATGGCGCTTGGAGTCGGGGGACGAGTTGGTGTTAGCAGGCGTGGCAGATGGCGTGTACCTGTCGCGTGACCTCGGCCGAACATGGCGCCGAGTTGAGCAGGGAATCCCCGCCGGAGCTCCCGGGATAGCGTTCTATGTAGGGAAGCGTGTAGCGTTGGCCGCCGTTATCTTGGGGGGCAGTATCGACTCCCGAAACTCCGATTAG
- a CDS encoding L-lactate permease — protein MGGIALSLAAAAPLALVGVLLAAFRLPAKVAMPAGYAAVVASALVLWGLPAGQVAAASVKGLVITGEILAIVFGAVLLLKTLERCGAMASIRRSISDLSPDRRVQVIVVAWLFGSFIEGSAGFGTPAALAAPLLVGLRFPPLAAVFAGLAIQCTPVSFGAAGTPILVGVSTGLSGDPGVQQLAATVGGAGPEGWREFLTTIGLRVAVLHAGIGTLVPLLMVSLMTRFYGPNRSLRDGLAVWPFALFAALAMVLPYLAAAWLLGPEFPALAGGLVGLAVVTGALKAGVFRRYAEQPWDFAPEEQWDPDWQGQLGSAGATDERERLIPPWLAWSPYAAAAVLLLLSRTAPPLKQALNYFVVGAQSGYGAAFARSVAPLYSPGALFVMVSLAAFLLFRRVGGCSWRAFVDEGQGALATVGRASVALLFAAPMVQVFILSAGGAAGLPSMPLALAAGVEQITGAAWPAVAPMVGGLGAAVAGSNTISNMMFSLFQFEVATRIAADPLWVVALQAVGGAAGNTVCVHNIVAASAVVGISGQEGRLIRQTWWVFFYYVLMAGVAGMVLANS, from the coding sequence ATGGGCGGGATCGCGTTGAGCCTGGCCGCCGCTGCGCCGCTGGCGTTGGTCGGCGTGCTGCTCGCCGCGTTTCGCCTGCCGGCGAAGGTAGCGATGCCGGCTGGCTACGCGGCGGTGGTCGCCTCGGCGTTGGTGCTGTGGGGACTGCCGGCAGGGCAGGTGGCCGCGGCGTCAGTCAAGGGACTGGTGATCACCGGCGAGATCCTCGCGATCGTCTTTGGCGCGGTGCTGCTCCTGAAGACGCTCGAGCGTTGCGGAGCGATGGCGTCGATCCGCCGCAGCATCTCGGACCTGTCTCCCGATCGGCGGGTGCAGGTCATTGTCGTGGCGTGGTTGTTCGGCTCGTTTATTGAGGGGTCGGCCGGTTTTGGCACCCCGGCTGCGCTCGCGGCGCCGCTGCTGGTCGGACTCCGCTTCCCACCGCTGGCCGCTGTGTTCGCGGGCCTGGCGATACAGTGCACGCCGGTCTCGTTCGGCGCCGCCGGCACTCCAATCTTGGTTGGCGTATCAACCGGGCTGTCGGGCGACCCCGGTGTGCAGCAGTTGGCCGCCACCGTTGGCGGCGCAGGCCCGGAGGGCTGGCGCGAATTCCTGACGACGATTGGCCTGAGGGTCGCCGTGCTGCACGCGGGGATCGGCACGCTGGTGCCGCTCCTGATGGTCTCGTTAATGACCCGCTTCTACGGGCCCAACCGATCGCTGCGGGACGGGCTGGCGGTGTGGCCGTTTGCGTTATTCGCGGCGCTGGCGATGGTGCTGCCGTACCTGGCGGCCGCGTGGCTGCTTGGGCCCGAGTTCCCGGCATTGGCGGGCGGGCTAGTCGGCCTGGCCGTGGTGACCGGCGCTCTGAAGGCCGGCGTATTCCGCCGCTACGCGGAGCAGCCGTGGGACTTCGCCCCCGAGGAGCAATGGGATCCGGACTGGCAAGGCCAGCTCGGCAGCGCCGGGGCCACTGACGAGCGTGAAAGGTTAATCCCGCCCTGGTTGGCGTGGTCGCCCTACGCGGCCGCGGCGGTACTGCTGCTGCTTTCGCGGACGGCGCCGCCGCTCAAACAAGCGTTGAACTACTTTGTCGTCGGAGCCCAGAGCGGCTACGGCGCCGCGTTCGCGCGGAGCGTGGCGCCACTGTACTCGCCCGGGGCGTTGTTCGTGATGGTCTCGCTGGCGGCATTCTTGCTGTTTCGCCGGGTCGGGGGCTGCTCGTGGCGGGCGTTTGTCGACGAAGGGCAGGGCGCCCTAGCGACGGTTGGGCGGGCGTCGGTAGCGCTCTTGTTCGCCGCGCCGATGGTGCAGGTCTTCATCCTCAGCGCGGGGGGCGCCGCGGGGCTCCCTTCGATGCCGCTTGCGCTGGCAGCAGGCGTCGAGCAGATTACTGGCGCCGCCTGGCCCGCGGTGGCGCCGATGGTCGGCGGCCTGGGCGCCGCGGTGGCCGGCAGCAACACCATCAGCAACATGATGTTCTCGCTGTTCCAGTTTGAGGTCGCCACCCGCATCGCGGCCGACCCGCTGTGGGTCGTAGCGCTGCAGGCGGTCGGCGGCGCCGCGGGCAACACCGTCTGCGTGCACAACATCGTAGCGGCGTCGGCGGTGGTCGGCATCAGCGGCCAAGAGGGCCGGCTGATCCGTCAGACCTGGTGGGTCTTCTTCTACTACGTTTTGATGGCCGGTGTGGCGGGGATGGTGCTTGCCAATTCCTAA
- a CDS encoding sialate O-acetylesterase: MLADLRNGLLAAFAFTTCLSGVSLAEVQLPNIFGDHMVLQRQQANRVWGKADPGEAVTVSIAGQEHQTKADDRGAWSVELDSMDAGGPHTLAVKGSNEISIADVLVGEVWICSGQSNMEWSMQNSYDFDLEKLAANNPNLRMINYPNVGVQEPIFSHKNSKWMVCSPDTLGNFSAVGYFFGKDLQATLDIPIGLVHDAWGGSACEAWINRAAIKEAGHDGLLKRWEAMELELEQLSAIEEPTKKQQDRLDNLKRTMGGNSRPANIYNGVLKSHLGYGIRGAIWYQGESNAGRAYQYRELFPLMISSWRKEWGQGDFPFYWVQLADFQGETDQPGDSDWAELREAQTMTLDALPNVGQAVIIDVGEGRDIHPRNKRDVGNRLARLALANEYGYDIASQSPRYKSMEKQDGKIVLSFDHVDGGLRAFDVNQPVGFSVAGEDKKFVWAEAKIIDGDRIEVWSPEVAAPAAVRYGWAANPEVNVYDGAHLPLTPFRTDDWQGVTAGRE, from the coding sequence ATGCTTGCAGATCTACGCAATGGGCTATTGGCGGCATTCGCCTTCACTACCTGCTTGAGCGGCGTCTCCCTCGCAGAGGTGCAGCTCCCCAATATCTTTGGGGATCACATGGTGCTGCAGCGTCAGCAGGCCAACCGTGTGTGGGGCAAAGCCGATCCGGGCGAGGCGGTGACGGTCTCGATCGCCGGCCAAGAGCACCAAACGAAGGCCGACGATCGGGGCGCCTGGTCGGTGGAGCTCGACTCGATGGACGCCGGCGGCCCCCACACGCTCGCCGTGAAGGGGAGCAACGAGATCAGCATCGCCGATGTGCTGGTCGGCGAGGTTTGGATCTGCTCCGGCCAGTCCAACATGGAGTGGTCGATGCAGAACTCCTACGACTTCGACCTCGAGAAGCTGGCGGCCAACAACCCGAACCTGCGGATGATCAACTACCCCAACGTCGGCGTGCAGGAGCCGATCTTCTCGCACAAGAACAGCAAGTGGATGGTCTGCTCGCCGGACACGTTGGGGAACTTTTCGGCGGTTGGCTACTTCTTCGGCAAGGACCTGCAAGCTACCCTAGACATCCCCATCGGGCTCGTGCACGACGCGTGGGGCGGCTCGGCCTGTGAGGCCTGGATCAACCGTGCTGCCATCAAGGAGGCCGGACACGACGGTCTGCTGAAGCGTTGGGAGGCGATGGAGTTGGAACTTGAGCAACTGTCGGCCATCGAGGAGCCTACCAAGAAGCAGCAGGATCGACTCGACAATCTGAAGCGCACGATGGGAGGCAACAGCCGGCCGGCCAACATTTACAACGGCGTGCTCAAGTCCCACCTCGGCTACGGCATCCGCGGCGCCATCTGGTACCAGGGCGAGTCGAACGCCGGTCGGGCGTACCAGTACCGCGAGCTGTTCCCGCTGATGATCTCGTCGTGGCGCAAGGAATGGGGCCAGGGCGACTTCCCGTTCTACTGGGTGCAGCTCGCCGACTTCCAGGGCGAGACCGATCAGCCCGGTGACAGCGACTGGGCCGAGCTCCGCGAGGCCCAGACCATGACCCTCGACGCCCTGCCAAACGTCGGCCAGGCGGTGATCATCGACGTCGGTGAGGGCCGCGACATCCACCCCCGCAACAAGCGCGACGTCGGCAACCGGCTGGCGCGGCTGGCCCTGGCCAATGAATACGGCTACGACATCGCCAGCCAGAGCCCGCGGTACAAGTCGATGGAGAAGCAGGACGGCAAGATCGTCCTCTCGTTCGACCACGTCGATGGCGGCCTGCGGGCGTTCGACGTCAACCAACCGGTTGGGTTCAGCGTCGCGGGCGAGGACAAGAAGTTCGTTTGGGCCGAGGCCAAGATTATCGACGGCGACCGCATCGAGGTCTGGAGCCCGGAGGTCGCTGCCCCGGCGGCCGTCCGTTACGGCTGGGCCGCCAACCCGGAGGTGAACGTCTACGACGGCGCCCACCTGCCGCTGACGCCGTTCCGCACCGACGACTGGCAGGGCGTGACCGCCGGCCGTGAGTAG
- the trpE gene encoding anthranilate synthase component I, which produces MHHPCPAEFCKLAQTADYVPVFRRLVSDTLTPVTAYDRLDEGASACLFESVIGGEKVGRYSFVAGNPYRLIEARRDRVLITDYHRPATKSPAPASTTEQQSDNPLELLREHLHAVRVAKLAGLPPFVGGAVGYAGYDTVRYVEDLPDAPTDDRDLPDMSFALFDHMVVFDNVSKTVYVIALGDVSDADTDAQREAARRDAAARVDHLVELLATPAGTLTPEDIDTTGGVDLPFESNFTKEGFEQAVEKCVEYIRAGDIFQVVISQRLQTPLEQSPLEVYRTLRVVNPSPFMFLLRSPACTLVGSSPEIMVRVVDGKVTVRPLAGTRPRGADDDEDRRLGEELLADPKERAEHVMLVDLGRNDVGRVAEYGSVEISDVMVIERYSHVMHITSNVTGQLKEGADAFDALAACLPAGTVSGAPKVRAMEVIDELEPHRRGPYAGAVGYFDFAGNLDTCIALRTIVIKGDTAYVQAGAGIVADSVPEAEYQETLNKARGLLKAIEITKKRGAQA; this is translated from the coding sequence GTGCACCACCCCTGCCCCGCCGAGTTCTGCAAGCTGGCCCAAACGGCCGACTATGTGCCGGTGTTCCGCCGCCTGGTAAGCGACACCCTGACGCCCGTCACGGCGTACGACCGATTGGACGAGGGCGCGTCGGCCTGTTTGTTCGAGAGCGTCATCGGCGGCGAGAAGGTGGGCAGGTACAGTTTTGTCGCCGGCAACCCGTACCGGCTGATCGAGGCCCGCCGCGACCGTGTGCTGATCACCGACTACCACCGCCCCGCGACCAAGTCGCCCGCACCGGCGTCGACCACCGAGCAGCAGTCCGACAACCCGCTAGAGCTGCTCCGCGAGCACCTGCACGCCGTGCGGGTGGCGAAGCTCGCGGGCCTGCCGCCCTTCGTGGGGGGAGCGGTGGGCTACGCCGGCTACGACACCGTGCGGTACGTCGAGGACCTGCCAGACGCCCCCACCGACGACCGCGATCTGCCGGACATGTCGTTCGCTTTGTTCGACCACATGGTGGTGTTCGACAACGTGAGCAAAACGGTCTACGTCATAGCGCTGGGCGACGTTTCCGATGCCGACACCGACGCCCAGCGCGAGGCCGCCCGGCGCGACGCGGCCGCCCGGGTGGACCACCTGGTCGAGCTGCTCGCGACCCCCGCTGGCACGCTGACCCCCGAGGACATCGACACCACCGGCGGCGTCGACCTGCCTTTCGAGTCGAACTTTACCAAGGAAGGGTTCGAGCAGGCGGTCGAGAAGTGCGTCGAGTACATCCGCGCCGGCGACATCTTCCAGGTCGTGATCAGCCAGCGGCTCCAGACGCCGCTCGAGCAGTCGCCGCTGGAGGTCTACCGCACGCTGCGGGTGGTGAACCCCAGCCCGTTCATGTTCTTGCTCCGCTCGCCGGCGTGCACGCTGGTGGGCAGCTCGCCGGAGATTATGGTGCGAGTCGTCGACGGCAAGGTGACGGTCCGTCCGCTGGCCGGCACGCGTCCCCGCGGAGCCGACGACGACGAGGACCGCCGCCTGGGCGAGGAGCTGCTCGCCGACCCGAAGGAACGCGCCGAGCACGTGATGCTGGTCGACCTCGGCAGGAACGACGTCGGACGCGTCGCCGAGTACGGCAGCGTCGAGATCTCGGACGTGATGGTCATCGAACGCTACAGCCACGTGATGCACATCACGTCGAACGTCACCGGGCAACTGAAAGAAGGCGCCGACGCGTTCGACGCCCTGGCCGCCTGCCTGCCGGCGGGCACCGTCTCGGGAGCCCCTAAGGTGCGGGCGATGGAGGTGATCGACGAGCTCGAACCCCACCGCCGGGGGCCGTACGCCGGTGCGGTGGGCTACTTCGACTTTGCCGGCAACCTCGACACCTGCATCGCCCTCCGCACGATCGTCATCAAAGGGGACACGGCCTACGTCCAGGCGGGCGCCGGCATCGTCGCCGACAGCGTCCCCGAGGCCGAGTACCAGGAGACCCTCAACAAGGCCCGGGGCCTGCTCAAGGCGATCGAAATCACCAAGAAGCGGGGCGCCCAGGCGTAG
- a CDS encoding protein arginine kinase, producing MGLDLNELAQNCGEWLRGTGPEPDIVVSSRVRLARNLAEFPFMAKATEVDRTEIERILRERIDLLKEEERLPRNLTFLDLGELNELDRRFLVERQLISRELAESEGARAVAVDPQEQFSVMVNEEDHLRIQVMRSGLDLQATWDAANRLDDLIEEQVTYAYSDKLGYLTACPTNVGTGARVSVMVHLPALVITRQIDKVFRSLQKISLAVRGLYGEGSQAMGDFYQISNQVTLGLSEEELTKKVADVVPVLLDYERQARDFLVRESQETLHDRVSRAFGILRTAQTITSEETLHLLSSVRLGINLGLIKDVATPTINKLFIHTQPAHLQKLAGMELDSSDRAIERASYLRKHLASGGDGVAEN from the coding sequence ATGGGCCTCGACCTTAACGAACTCGCGCAGAACTGCGGCGAATGGCTCCGCGGCACCGGCCCCGAGCCCGACATCGTCGTGAGCAGCCGCGTGCGGCTGGCCCGCAACCTGGCCGAGTTCCCCTTCATGGCCAAGGCGACCGAGGTCGACCGGACCGAGATCGAGCGGATCCTCCGCGAGCGGATCGACCTGCTGAAGGAGGAGGAGCGGCTGCCCCGCAACCTGACGTTCCTCGACCTCGGCGAGCTCAACGAGCTCGACCGGCGGTTCCTGGTCGAGCGGCAGCTGATCAGCCGCGAGCTGGCCGAAAGCGAGGGCGCCCGCGCCGTCGCGGTCGACCCGCAAGAACAGTTCAGCGTGATGGTCAACGAGGAAGACCACCTGCGAATCCAGGTGATGCGCAGCGGGCTCGACCTGCAGGCGACCTGGGACGCGGCCAACCGGCTCGACGACCTCATCGAGGAGCAGGTCACCTACGCGTACAGCGACAAACTCGGCTACCTCACCGCGTGCCCAACCAACGTCGGCACCGGCGCCCGAGTGAGTGTGATGGTCCACCTGCCGGCGTTGGTCATCACCCGCCAGATCGACAAGGTGTTCCGCAGCCTGCAGAAGATCAGCCTGGCGGTCCGCGGCCTGTACGGCGAGGGCTCGCAGGCGATGGGCGACTTCTACCAGATCAGCAACCAGGTCACCCTCGGGCTGAGTGAAGAAGAGCTGACCAAGAAAGTGGCCGACGTCGTGCCGGTGCTGCTGGACTACGAGCGTCAGGCCCGCGACTTCCTGGTCCGCGAGAGTCAAGAGACCCTGCACGATCGCGTCAGCCGCGCGTTCGGCATCCTCCGCACCGCGCAGACCATCACCAGCGAAGAGACCCTGCACCTGCTCTCCAGCGTGCGGCTGGGCATCAACCTCGGCCTCATCAAGGACGTCGCGACGCCCACCATCAACAAGCTCTTCATCCACACCCAGCCCGCCCACCTGCAGAAGCTCGCCGGCATGGAGCTCGACTCCTCGGACCGCGCGATCGAGCGGGCCAGCTACCTGCGGAAGCACCTCGCCAGTGGGGGCGACGGCGTCGCGGAGAACTAG
- a CDS encoding UvrB/UvrC motif-containing protein: protein MKCQRCEKPATFHITDLVDGEPKELHLCEQCAHTFLSPEEEDASEVIPAMAGLIAQAAVGETAEDLARLDERVCPFCGISFLEFRKQGRLGCPHDYAHFSRELEPLLVNIHGETHHVGKSPRHSVRDAEQQTQLIRLRREMKQAVAGENYERASEIRDEIKSIESARNA from the coding sequence ATGAAATGCCAACGCTGCGAGAAACCGGCAACCTTCCACATCACCGACCTCGTGGACGGGGAGCCGAAGGAGCTGCACCTGTGTGAGCAGTGCGCCCACACCTTCCTCTCCCCCGAGGAAGAGGACGCCAGCGAGGTGATCCCGGCGATGGCCGGCCTGATCGCCCAGGCGGCCGTCGGCGAGACCGCCGAGGACCTGGCCCGGCTCGACGAGCGGGTCTGCCCGTTCTGCGGGATCAGCTTCCTGGAGTTCCGCAAGCAGGGGCGGCTCGGCTGCCCCCACGACTACGCCCATTTCTCGCGCGAGCTCGAGCCGCTGCTGGTCAACATCCACGGCGAGACCCACCACGTCGGCAAATCGCCGCGCCACAGCGTCCGCGACGCCGAGCAGCAGACCCAGCTCATCCGCCTGCGGCGCGAGATGAAGCAGGCCGTGGCGGGCGAGAACTACGAACGGGCGTCGGAGATCCGCGACGAGATCAAGTCCATCGAGAGCGCCCGCAACGCCTAG